From Gammaproteobacteria bacterium:
CCCAGCCCTCCCCCTGAGGGGGAGGGAGCTAGAGCGTGCCGCGGCTTAAGTAAGTGCCATTCGACTCGGGACACTAGTTACTAACAGCCGCCACCCTTGCCGAGCTCCTTGCGTAACGCATCTAGCGCAGGCGAACGATAGCCCTTGCGCCAAACGAGCACGGTCCGCGTTTTCGACAAGTCCGACGGCAACGAAAAAGTCTGCACCACTTTGCCCGCCGGCACGGCACGGATCACCGCTCGCGGAACGACCGCGACGCCGGTGCCAGCAGCGACACAGGCGACGATGGTGTGATAGGAGTTGCATTCCATGATGCGCGCGGGCGCAACTCGTGTTCGTGCCAACCACTCTTCCAAGCATCGGCGGTAAGGACAGCCGACGCCGAAGGCGAGCACGGTCGCGCCGTTCAGGTCTTTCGCCGTTTTCACCTTGGCAAAGCTCGCCGGCGCGATCAACACCAACTCTTCGACGAACACCGGCTGCGAGTCGAGCCCCTTAACAATGGCCGCCGATGCGACGAACGCCGCCTCGATGTCGTTGTCGACAACCTTGGCCATCAATGCGACCACCGTGCCGGTGATCAATTCAATTCGCACCTGCGGATAGGTCCGATGATAACGCGCCAGCACCGGCGGCAATCGCGTCGCCGCCGTGCTCTCCATCGTACCGATCCGCAGCGGGCCGCGCGGTGTGTCATCGCGCAGCGCCGCTTCCGCCTCGGTCGCCAACCGCAGTAACTGCTCGGCATAGGTCAGCAAAATCTGCCCCTGCGGCGACAGCACCAATCGGCGATTCTGCCGGAAAAATAATTGCACGCCCAAGCGCCGCTCCAGTTGCTGTACGCGCGTCGTGACGTTCGACGGCACACGATGCAGCTTGGCGGCGGCACGGGCGATACCACCCTCTTCAGCAACGGTCTTAAAAATGCTCAAAGCGACGAGATCGATGTTTCTCATCATGAGAACTCAGAATTCATAATTATTCATTTTAAAGAACCTTCAGCCTAGTCTAGAGTTAGCGCTCGGTCCAACTAAAACGTCAGCGAGAACCGGTCATGAGCACTCCAACGAAGTCGCACAGCCATCTGCACATCAACCAAGTCGATTGGACGACGGCGATTTTTTACCCGGAAGAGCTACAACGCATCTTTCGTTGGAAGACATTGATCGGCAACCCCGGGCCGCTCGGATCAGGCATCGCCCAACCGGAGGTGTCGATGGGCATTCAGGACATCGATGCGGGCGGCTACTATCCGGCACATGCGCATCCAGCACCGGAGATTTATTTCGTATTAAGTGGAACGGCGGAATGGACCGTCGGCGACGAAACTTTTATCGCCGAGCCCAGCATGGCGATTTATCACGCACCGAACATGCTGCATCGCATGGTGAATAACGGCACCGAGCCAGTGCGTACCGTTTGGTTCTGGTGGGCACCGGGCGGCGACCGCAAGGTGCTGGAGATTACACCGACGTTGCTGGAAGCGATGCCTGGCGCCTGGTCAGGCCACGGTTATTAACAACCGCCGTCAATTAACCGTGGTCTGATTCTATCGTCCCATTTTCTAAACCCCGGCTTTCGCCGGGGCGACGAAATGACAATTAATTAAAACCTCTTTAGTACAAACCGGTGCAGTGGAAACCGGAGTTACTCGTAGCAGCGCAGGTCTCATTAAAAAAACCTGCATCGTTGAGCATCCAACCGCCTTGATTGTAGTTTCTCTTTCGAAGGCCTGTTGCCGCGGGATCGAAGTAACTTGAATGGTCGAGATAGTAATAATAAAAGTTCGAGGGAACAGACGCCCAGGTGGTGCGGCAGGTCGGGCTGTAGCGCAACTTCAGAACGCCATTAAAGGCCGTTCTTACGGTCCTGGCGTCATCATTGCATCGGTGATAGCCGCCACTGAAATATACACGACTTGTGTAATACGCATTGTCACACTGGTATCCGCAACCGCTGGCCTGCACGGTGGATACGATGCCTACGGTTCCAGTTATCGCAAGCGCGCTCAGC
This genomic window contains:
- a CDS encoding cupin domain-containing protein, yielding MSTPTKSHSHLHINQVDWTTAIFYPEELQRIFRWKTLIGNPGPLGSGIAQPEVSMGIQDIDAGGYYPAHAHPAPEIYFVLSGTAEWTVGDETFIAEPSMAIYHAPNMLHRMVNNGTEPVRTVWFWWAPGGDRKVLEITPTLLEAMPGAWSGHGY
- a CDS encoding DUF2690 domain-containing protein — translated: MKTSIAVKKTRHIGRKALLSALAITGTVGIVSTVQASGCGYQCDNAYYTSRVYFSGGYHRCNDDARTVRTAFNGVLKLRYSPTCRTTWASVPSNFYYYYLDHSSYFDPAATGLRKRNYNQGGWMLNDAGFFNETCAATSNSGFHCTGLY
- a CDS encoding LysR family transcriptional regulator is translated as MRNIDLVALSIFKTVAEEGGIARAAAKLHRVPSNVTTRVQQLERRLGVQLFFRQNRRLVLSPQGQILLTYAEQLLRLATEAEAALRDDTPRGPLRIGTMESTAATRLPPVLARYHRTYPQVRIELITGTVVALMAKVVDNDIEAAFVASAAIVKGLDSQPVFVEELVLIAPASFAKVKTAKDLNGATVLAFGVGCPYRRCLEEWLARTRVAPARIMECNSYHTIVACVAAGTGVAVVPRAVIRAVPAGKVVQTFSLPSDLSKTRTVLVWRKGYRSPALDALRKELGKGGGC